TGAATTGGCGGCAGAAGCCTACGACACAAAGCCAACAGATACCTGCGAAGAGAAAGCATGGCAATGAGGTGGAAATACCACATCGATAAGCGAGCTATCAGCGACCTAGAGAAGTTAGGAACACCTGCAGCAGAGCGTATCTTCAGTTATCTGGAAAAAAGAATGGCAACAGACACGGATCCTAGACGCTTTGGCAAACCCCTCAAAGGTGGGCTGAAGGGGCT
The Ruficoccus amylovorans DNA segment above includes these coding regions:
- a CDS encoding type II toxin-antitoxin system RelE family toxin; this translates as MAMRWKYHIDKRAISDLEKLGTPAAERIFSYLEKRMATDTDPRRFGKPLKGGLKGLWRYRVGDYRIISQIKDDEMMVLIIKVGHRRNIYG